Within the Acidimicrobiales bacterium genome, the region CGCCTGGCCCTCCTGGAGGCGGACGTCAACTTCAACGTGGTGCGCGACCTGGTGGCGCGCATCCGGGAGCGCTGCGTCGGCCTCGAGCTGTCGAAGAGCCTGACGCCCGCCCAGCAGGTCATCAAGGCCGTCCACGAGGAGCTCGTCGGGGTCCTCGGCGGGGAGGCGCTGCGGATCAATTACGCGCCGAAGCCCCCCACGATCATCCTCCTGGCCGGCCTCCAGGGCTCCGGTAAGACGACGGCGGCGGCCAAGCTGGGCCGCTGGTTCAGACAGCAGGGCCGCAACCCCCTCCTGGCGGGCGCCGACTTGCAGCGCCCGGCCGCCGTGGAGCAGCTGCGGGTGCTCGGGTCCCAGGCGGGGGTGCCGGTGTTCAGCGAGCCGACCGACCCGGTCGGGGTGGCGCGGGCGGCGCGGGCCGAAGCGGAGCGGCTGGGCCGGGACGTCCTGATCATCGACACGGCCGGCCGGCTCACCATCGACGAGGACCTGATGGACGAGGTCCGCCGCATCTCCGCCGCCGTCCATCCGCAGTACACCTTCCTCGTCATCGACGCCATGATCGGCCAGGAGTCGGTGACGACCGCCGAGGCCTTCCACGCCGCCCTCGAGCTCGACGGCGTGATCCTCACCAAGCTCGACGGTGACGCCCGGGGCGGCGCCGCCCTCTCGGTGAAGGAGGTCGTGGGCCGGCCGGTGGCCTTCGCCTCCGTCGGGGAGAAGCTCGAGGACTTCGACACGTTCCATCCCGACCGGATGGCGTCGCGGATCCTCGGCATGGGTGACGTCCTCACCCTCATCGAGAAGGCCGAGCAGGCCTACGACGAGGATGCCGCCGCCAAGGCCGCCGCCGCCCTGCAGGAGGGGCGGTTCACCCTCGAGGACTTCCTCGAGCAGATGCAGCAGATCAAGAAGATGGGCCCGCTGCAGGGCATCCTCGGCATGATGCCGGGAATGCCGAAGGAGCTGCGCAACGCCAACATCGACGAGGGGGAGCTCTCGCGCGTCGAGGCGATGATCCAGTCGATGACGCCGGCGGAGCGCCAGGAGCCGGGCGTGATCAACGGCTCGCGCCGGCTGCGCATCGCCACCGGCAGCGGCACCTCGACGTCGGAGGTCAACGCCCTCCTCAAGCAGTTCAAGGAGATG harbors:
- the ffh gene encoding signal recognition particle protein, with the protein product MFESLSDRFEGIFTRLRGRGRLGDAEVGEGLREIRLALLEADVNFNVVRDLVARIRERCVGLELSKSLTPAQQVIKAVHEELVGVLGGEALRINYAPKPPTIILLAGLQGSGKTTAAAKLGRWFRQQGRNPLLAGADLQRPAAVEQLRVLGSQAGVPVFSEPTDPVGVARAARAEAERLGRDVLIIDTAGRLTIDEDLMDEVRRISAAVHPQYTFLVIDAMIGQESVTTAEAFHAALELDGVILTKLDGDARGGAALSVKEVVGRPVAFASVGEKLEDFDTFHPDRMASRILGMGDVLTLIEKAEQAYDEDAAAKAAAALQEGRFTLEDFLEQMQQIKKMGPLQGILGMMPGMPKELRNANIDEGELSRVEAMIQSMTPAERQEPGVINGSRRLRIATGSGTSTSEVNALLKQFKEMQRMMSAMGFGAARPGKGGKGKKGKKGGRVTPRGAMAGLRQIREMQDYLGEGTPTWQ